CAGCCGGAAAGCAGGTAGTCAGTGTGCAGATGCCTGCCGACCTGGTGGATGCAATGGATCGGTATGGGGAAGCCATCGAACGGCCCAGGTCATGGGTGATGCGAGAAGCCGTGGCGTCTTATCTTGCCTATGAGGCAGAGAAAGACCGGGCGACGCGCCGTGCCCTGGCCGATGTAGATGCTGGCCGGACAATCAGTGCCGAGGCCGTCAAGGCATGGGCGGACAGTCTCGACCAGGCTAACCCGCTGCCACTGCCGGAACCCAAGCGGTGAAATATGAATGGACGGCAAAGGCCGTATCCGATCTGCAAACGCTAACCGCAGATTTTGACCACCCGAACGCCGCCGCGCGCGTTATGCGGCGGCTGACGGCAGCGCCGGACGTTCTGATCCAGTTCCCTCGGATGGGTACGCTGCTTCCGGCCTTCTCACCCCGTGAGGTTCGGCGCTTCATCGTAGATGACTATGAAATTCGCTATGAGGTCACGGCGGATGCCCTGTTCATCA
This genomic window from Acetobacter oryzoeni contains:
- a CDS encoding CopG family ribbon-helix-helix protein produces the protein MSEKLSAGKQVVSVQMPADLVDAMDRYGEAIERPRSWVMREAVASYLAYEAEKDRATRRALADVDAGRTISAEAVKAWADSLDQANPLPLPEPKR
- a CDS encoding type II toxin-antitoxin system RelE/ParE family toxin, producing MKYEWTAKAVSDLQTLTADFDHPNAAARVMRRLTAAPDVLIQFPRMGTLLPAFSPREVRRFIVDDYEIRYEVTADALFITDVFHTRQDRETFH